In Bdellovibrionales bacterium, the following proteins share a genomic window:
- a CDS encoding homocysteine S-methyltransferase family protein yields the protein MIQKGRYQEFRKALNSRLMIFDGSMGALLMKRGLPPGHAPDLWNLENPKVIEGVQKEYAEAGADILITNTFGASRWRLDEYRAHSKLVDINARAVEIARRAGGERCFVAGDLGPCGDTVFPTGSRSFDEVFEIFREQARVLIDEGVDLIVVETMFDSMDFKAALAAVRDLSLKVPLIGLMTFNTDTFSDTGISPEACVAIAEGYHCDAVGANCSVGPQAMLKVVEKMKVWSRLPIAIQPNAGMPELRNGETVFPMDAVQMAEYIPQFFERGTRILGGCCGTTPEYIKAIRHYVDSQGDRVFGASQPLDDQRVLIASKTRAVGIGPQHPFVMIGEKINPTGRKKVADMIRQGNIEALLADAHLQIQNGAQCLDVNVGVPLIDEPKMMREVITTLQNSVEVPLVIDSSFSLALKMGGEVYYGRPLLNSINAEDEKLEEVIPIAKRTGGAMLALITETMVPEKAEDRLIYARKILDRLIEAGFNRHDVVFDVLALTVSAMREGARESLRTIELIQKELGCATTFGLSNSSFGLPNRRFVHQSYLMMAVQRGLNSAIMNVLENQIATRVAAAELFGPRGAAVENYLDKWSQPISEGTDSASSGVQPLQTKSEEGDDFVKQLDLDALETEIFWDIVDGKKDKIQTDIREFLKTRSDESFSLFLEIMTPGIRYLGDLFAKRKRFIPHLVASAEAMKLGVALLEPFFKTSGGSGEARGTIVFATVKGDIHDIGKNICILMLKNFGYQVIDLGRNVAMDEIFLAAEKNKAQIIALSALMTTTMVQMKQLVEENRRRGLDFRVMVGGAPVTSDFAREIGADGHCEDVGTLVGETERVFSALGYMTL from the coding sequence TTGATACAAAAAGGACGCTACCAGGAATTTCGCAAGGCTTTGAATTCTCGATTGATGATTTTTGATGGGTCGATGGGAGCTCTCCTCATGAAAAGGGGACTCCCCCCCGGACACGCCCCTGATCTTTGGAATTTAGAAAATCCAAAAGTGATTGAAGGTGTACAAAAAGAGTATGCTGAGGCTGGAGCAGATATTCTTATCACAAATACTTTTGGAGCTTCGCGCTGGCGCCTCGACGAATATCGGGCTCACTCGAAACTTGTTGATATCAATGCAAGGGCCGTGGAGATCGCTCGACGAGCGGGAGGTGAGCGGTGTTTCGTGGCGGGCGATTTGGGTCCTTGTGGGGATACCGTGTTTCCGACGGGATCGCGATCTTTTGATGAGGTTTTTGAGATCTTTAGGGAACAGGCTCGAGTTTTGATCGACGAAGGCGTCGACTTGATTGTTGTTGAGACAATGTTTGATTCGATGGATTTCAAAGCGGCATTGGCAGCCGTGCGCGATCTCAGTTTAAAAGTCCCGCTGATTGGTCTGATGACATTTAACACGGATACTTTTTCAGACACTGGAATTAGCCCTGAGGCATGTGTGGCGATAGCGGAGGGATACCATTGTGATGCAGTTGGTGCCAATTGTTCGGTAGGTCCGCAGGCGATGTTGAAGGTGGTCGAGAAAATGAAGGTCTGGAGTCGATTGCCAATCGCCATCCAGCCAAATGCGGGCATGCCAGAGTTGAGAAATGGCGAGACAGTGTTTCCGATGGATGCTGTTCAAATGGCCGAATACATTCCACAGTTTTTTGAGCGCGGGACGAGAATACTGGGTGGCTGTTGTGGAACAACACCAGAATATATTAAAGCTATCAGGCACTACGTTGATAGTCAGGGAGACAGAGTTTTTGGAGCGAGCCAACCTCTTGACGATCAACGTGTTTTGATCGCCTCAAAAACACGGGCCGTGGGAATCGGACCTCAGCATCCCTTTGTGATGATCGGCGAAAAAATCAACCCCACAGGACGAAAAAAAGTGGCCGACATGATCCGGCAAGGAAACATCGAAGCACTACTGGCCGATGCTCATCTGCAAATTCAAAATGGGGCTCAGTGCCTGGATGTCAATGTGGGAGTCCCTTTGATTGACGAGCCAAAGATGATGAGAGAGGTCATCACGACATTACAGAATTCGGTCGAAGTGCCTTTGGTGATTGATTCAAGCTTTTCATTGGCTCTCAAAATGGGGGGAGAAGTTTACTACGGAAGACCTCTTCTCAACTCAATCAATGCTGAAGATGAAAAACTTGAAGAAGTGATTCCAATTGCAAAGCGCACCGGTGGAGCGATGCTCGCCTTGATCACCGAGACGATGGTTCCTGAAAAAGCGGAAGATCGCCTGATCTATGCGCGAAAAATTTTGGATCGACTAATAGAGGCGGGATTTAATCGGCACGATGTCGTTTTTGATGTTTTGGCCTTAACTGTTTCGGCAATGAGAGAAGGAGCTCGAGAAAGTTTGAGAACGATTGAGCTGATTCAAAAGGAACTGGGTTGTGCGACAACTTTTGGTTTGAGCAACTCATCATTTGGATTGCCGAACCGAAGATTTGTTCACCAATCCTATTTGATGATGGCGGTGCAAAGAGGGCTGAACAGTGCCATCATGAACGTACTTGAAAATCAGATAGCCACCAGAGTGGCGGCGGCTGAACTATTTGGTCCCAGGGGAGCCGCAGTCGAAAATTATTTAGATAAGTGGTCTCAGCCAATCAGCGAGGGAACCGACTCTGCCTCTTCAGGGGTTCAGCCCCTTCAGACGAAGTCTGAAGAAGGAGACGATTTCGTTAAGCAATTGGATCTTGATGCGCTTGAAACGGAGATCTTTTGGGATATTGTTGATGGGAAGAAAGACAAAATACAAACTGACATTAGGGAGTTTCTAAAAACGAGGTCAGATGAATCTTTCAGTTTGTTTTTGGAGATCATGACTCCTGGAATTAGGTACTTGGGAGATCTGTTTGCGAAGCGAAAGAGATTTATTCCTCACCTCGTTGCTTCGGCTGAGGCAATGAAATTAGGAGTGGCCCTTCTTGAGCCTTTTTTCAAAACCAGCGGGGGGAGTGGAGAAGCTCGTGGTACGATTGTCTTTGCGACGGTGAAGGGCGACATTCATGACATTGGAAAAAATATCTGTATTCTCATGTTGAAAAATTTTGGCTATCAAGTGATCGACCTGGGTCGCAATGTCGCCATGGATGAAATCTTTTTGGCGGCCGAGAAGAATAAGGCCCAAATTATCGCCCTCTCTGCATTGATGACGACAACGATGGTCCAAATGAAACAACTTGTAGAAGAAAATCGTCGCAGGGGCTTGGATTTTCGGGTTATGGTGGGAGGTGCGCCAGTGACCTCTGACTTTGCTCGCGAGATTGGGGCCGACGGGCATTGTGAGGACGTGGGTACTTTGGTAGGAGAGACGGAGCGAGTTTTTTCAGCTCTAGGATATATGACCCTTTAG
- a CDS encoding DUF4445 domain-containing protein, whose translation MPFPIKAFSRGQTWEMKVSLAGPTLLDILYAHEVPIRSSCIGKGVCRQCRVKVVKGTAPVSGADSKAFSATALQDGWRLSCQIRPKSQMEIEFPQVYQVGEHLEVLRLPVSDWWIAFDAGTTGLEMAAIDKNGEWCRVRGLNSQVIMGADVMTRLEYAQRLGVEPLHYRLVRQIKKLLETIKSEAGQYHFSDMGLVAGNSAMISFLHQWSIDSLAVFPFQPCSFEEAKTNLAGMGDWTSLPLLNSFVGGDLWAGLFFLWKKGEMSRPSWILLDVGTNSEIIFWTGEKLLISSTPAGPAFEGSNISIGMRAESGAIINPLYDPKEKAWTFDVVDEDVPRGICGSALIQAVAQALKANLINTEGEILDAKKISLNPDLGLNQDDIREFQLAKSAIRTGVELIMKEGGQRAERLILAGSFGEHLPIDSAIELGLLPNMKMEAIGNSSLKGTIAWGLASNEEKEEFAAWIDKVKTPVDLALKDEFQAMFIESMNLHP comes from the coding sequence ATGCCCTTTCCAATTAAGGCTTTTTCTCGCGGGCAGACATGGGAGATGAAGGTCTCTCTCGCGGGACCGACGCTGCTCGATATATTGTACGCGCATGAGGTGCCCATTCGTTCGAGCTGCATAGGCAAGGGTGTTTGTCGTCAGTGCCGAGTGAAAGTTGTCAAAGGCACGGCGCCCGTGTCCGGAGCAGATAGCAAAGCTTTTTCTGCAACGGCTCTTCAAGATGGTTGGCGATTGAGTTGCCAAATTCGGCCAAAATCTCAAATGGAAATTGAATTTCCACAGGTTTATCAAGTGGGAGAGCATCTTGAAGTTTTGCGGCTTCCTGTTTCAGATTGGTGGATCGCTTTTGATGCGGGGACAACGGGCTTGGAAATGGCCGCGATAGATAAGAATGGAGAATGGTGTCGAGTGCGGGGCTTGAACAGTCAGGTGATTATGGGAGCCGACGTCATGACTCGGCTCGAATACGCCCAGAGACTGGGCGTTGAGCCGCTTCACTATCGCTTGGTTCGCCAAATCAAAAAACTTTTGGAAACAATCAAGAGTGAGGCTGGGCAATATCATTTTTCTGATATGGGTCTTGTTGCTGGCAATTCAGCGATGATTTCGTTTTTGCATCAGTGGTCGATCGATAGCTTGGCCGTTTTTCCGTTTCAACCTTGTTCCTTCGAAGAGGCAAAGACAAATCTGGCGGGTATGGGCGATTGGACAAGTCTACCTCTTTTGAATAGTTTTGTGGGAGGGGATCTGTGGGCGGGATTGTTTTTCTTATGGAAGAAAGGCGAAATGAGTAGACCCTCTTGGATTCTTTTGGACGTTGGGACCAACTCTGAGATTATTTTTTGGACTGGGGAAAAACTCTTGATCTCAAGTACGCCTGCGGGACCTGCTTTTGAGGGATCGAATATCAGTATTGGTATGAGGGCTGAGTCGGGAGCAATCATCAATCCTCTTTATGACCCGAAGGAGAAAGCTTGGACATTTGATGTGGTAGATGAGGACGTCCCGCGCGGCATTTGTGGCTCGGCTTTGATTCAGGCCGTTGCCCAAGCTCTCAAAGCTAATTTGATTAACACGGAGGGAGAGATCCTCGATGCAAAGAAGATTTCGTTGAATCCAGACTTGGGTTTGAATCAAGACGACATTCGAGAATTTCAGTTAGCAAAATCAGCCATTCGGACTGGTGTTGAGCTGATTATGAAAGAGGGCGGTCAAAGAGCGGAGCGTTTGATTTTGGCGGGTTCGTTTGGAGAACATCTGCCGATAGATTCTGCCATTGAGCTGGGACTCCTACCAAATATGAAAATGGAAGCGATCGGCAATTCCAGTTTAAAAGGAACTATTGCTTGGGGTCTGGCTTCTAATGAGGAAAAAGAAGAGTTTGCTGCTTGGATCGATAAAGTCAAGACTCCGGTCGATTTGGCTTTGAAAGATGAGTTCCAAGCGATGTTTATTGAATCCATGAATTTGCATCCGTAA